GATAGGTCGGCGCGATCGTGTGTGGTATCCCAGTCATCCACCATTTTACAAACTTGCTCAACAGGGCCATCCAAGAATGCCTGTTCTTCAGCTGACAAACGTGGTTTAGGGAAGTTGTGAAGCTTTTGCCAGTCCGGGTTACCACGGAATAGATCAGCTTCGAACCAAGTTGTACCCGCGTCAATCGCTTCTTTTTCGGTACGAGACATTTCTGGCATAATACCTTTAAACATTTTCAGCAAAGGCTTACTGATGTATTCCTTTCTGAAGCTTGTCATGTTCAATGGTAAAGCGATGGCGGCAAAGATTAACCAGCCAACAAGAGAAACAACGTTAAATACAGAGCCTACCACCATGAGTATACCGAATACTAAGGTGTAGGTAGTCAGAGCGGCTCGGGTATAAGCCATAAACCAGCTTAGTGCTATTGCGCTGGCAAACCAAATTAAAGTTTCCACTTACTTTCCTTACTTTTTTAAGAGGTCAGACCACTAAAGATTAGCTCGTAGATGAAAAAAATTCAATTAAAATGTCGAATAAATCAATAAATCTCACGTAAGTTTTGTTGAAGCGTTATAATTTCGAGCTTAGCGAGCCAATCTATTGGCTTTTGTTTATAGGTTTTGCTATCTAGTTTTTGTAATTTGGCTTGTTACTATCATCGTTGTTAGATCATTGTGACTAGGTTATTAGCTTTTAGTTGAGGTAAATAAAGCGTCTATGTGTGAACTTCTTGCCATGAGTGCAAATGTGCCGACCGATATCTGTTTTAGTTTTGCGGGCTTAATGCAGCGAGGTGGCAATACTGGGCCCCATAAGGATGGTTGGGGGGTTACTTTTTACGAAGGCAAAGGGTGCCGTAGCTTTAAAGATCCAATGCCGAGTGCCGAATCCAAAATTGCACAGTTAGTGACAGATTACCCGATCAAGAGCGAGTCTGTGATTTGCCATATACGCCAAGCCAATTCAGGCGCAGTTTGTTTAGAGAATACTCACCCATTTGTTCGTCAACTTTGGGGGAAAAATTGGACTTATGCCCACAATGGCCAATTGAAAAATTTTATTGAGGCTTTGCCGGTTGAGCATCACATACCTGTTGGCACAACCGATAGTGAGCACGCGTTTTGTTGGCTACTTGATCAACTTTATATAACGTTTGGTCGCACCCAACCTGCATCGGAAGTGTTGTTTAATTTTATTGCTGAGCACGCACAGCAAATTAATCAGCTAGGTGTGTTTAATCTAATTTTGTCTGACGGCGAGAGCTTATTTGCATTTTGTTCAAATAATCTGCATTGGATTACCCGACGGGCGCCTTTTGGCCAGGCACAGTTAATTGATGCCGATGTCGTCGTTGATTTCAAAAAAGAAACGAGCTCAACCGATATAGTGACCGTTATTGCTACCCAGCCGCTCACCAATAATGAAAAATGGCACAAGATGGAAGCAGGGCAGTGGCATGTATTTAACAAAGGGCTCTGTGTGTTTGGCTCGCCAACTTAAGACCTACTACTCTATAAATGCTTTGGTTAATACAGAAATCAAACAGCAACGATGTGCTGCTGTTTGATTTTTAAAAATAACGGATTGGTATTTGCCATCTAGCGACTTATAGAAAGTTTAGGTTACCGCCAAAGGCGGGTATGGATCTGGCGAGTGAGTTTGTGTCAAGGGAGCTTATGTTTAGCAAGCTGTTAGTTAACAGTCAAAGAAGACAATTGTGCTTGAAACTGCTCAACGCCGCCTTTTTGTTGAAACAACTTCACCATCAAATAATCAAGTTCAGGTGCAAACCAAGCATAGGTAACACGCTTTTTGTCTACCACTTCACGTTTTAAGCGAATCGTTTTTACTAAACCATACGGCAGCATTAATTCTTCTTCACCATCATACTCGTAAACGTAATTTTTGATTTTGCCAGAGGTACCAACCACCGGATAAACAAAATGTTGCGGCTTTTGTGCTTGGCCATCATTGGCTATTAAGTTCAAACGGTTTTGTAGGTGATAGCTAAGCTTGTCTTGAATATTGGTAGGAAAGTCTATATCGCGAGTACGCTTTGTTTTTACATTAGTTGCTTGATTGGCTTTAACGTCGTATTGCCATTCATAATATTTGTCTTTACCAGTGCCTTCGCGGTTATAGGTGTAGTGATTTGGCGTTACTTTGCCGCCTATCACTTCGACAATCGAAGTTTCGGCGCGGCGATCAGAAAAAATCATCCACTCAATATCAGTGTGATAACTGTATTTCGCTAAACCATTCTCTAAATATTCAAGTTCGCGTGTTGCGCTACCAACGGCTTTAGATTTGCGCAATATGGTATATTGCGCAGTAAAAGGACTAACAAGAGGGGACGCTAATTGTTCACCGTGGGATGCATAAACCGGTGATAAAGCGCTTAATGAACCAGCAGCCAATGCGGCTAATAGCCATTTTTTCAACATCAAAATTACCTCATCAGAAATGTACGCCAAAGAGTGTTACTACTCTTCGCTTGCATATCCTGACATAGGCAAAGGTGTGTCATCAAGTATTGCTTTTTCGTCCACCATTTTTAATCGTCCTTGGCATAGCCATTTGACGACAAGTGGATAAATTCGGTGTTCTTGTTCATGCACCCTAGCAGCTAGTTCGTCAGCTGTGTCATTTTCAAATACAGGCACTTTCGCTTGCAGAATAACTGGGCCGCCGTCTAACTCTTCAGTCACAAAATGAACACTAACGCCATGTTCGTCGTCACCTGCATCAATGGCGCGCTGATGCGTATTCAAGCCTTGATATTTGGGTAACAGAGATGGATGGATATTAAC
This Thalassotalea euphylliae DNA region includes the following protein-coding sequences:
- a CDS encoding class II glutamine amidotransferase encodes the protein MCELLAMSANVPTDICFSFAGLMQRGGNTGPHKDGWGVTFYEGKGCRSFKDPMPSAESKIAQLVTDYPIKSESVICHIRQANSGAVCLENTHPFVRQLWGKNWTYAHNGQLKNFIEALPVEHHIPVGTTDSEHAFCWLLDQLYITFGRTQPASEVLFNFIAEHAQQINQLGVFNLILSDGESLFAFCSNNLHWITRRAPFGQAQLIDADVVVDFKKETSSTDIVTVIATQPLTNNEKWHKMEAGQWHVFNKGLCVFGSPT
- the purN gene encoding phosphoribosylglycinamide formyltransferase is translated as MSCRILVLISGSGTNLQAIIDACKSPDYPGQVVGVLSNKADAYGLERAANANIATTTLSHRDFATREAYDDALMAAIDKYQPDVVVLAGFMRILTPAFVQHYQGRLVNIHPSLLPKYQGLNTHQRAIDAGDDEHGVSVHFVTEELDGGPVILQAKVPVFENDTADELAARVHEQEHRIYPLVVKWLCQGRLKMVDEKAILDDTPLPMSGYASEE
- a CDS encoding DUF3108 domain-containing protein, which produces MLKKWLLAALAAGSLSALSPVYASHGEQLASPLVSPFTAQYTILRKSKAVGSATRELEYLENGLAKYSYHTDIEWMIFSDRRAETSIVEVIGGKVTPNHYTYNREGTGKDKYYEWQYDVKANQATNVKTKRTRDIDFPTNIQDKLSYHLQNRLNLIANDGQAQKPQHFVYPVVGTSGKIKNYVYEYDGEEELMLPYGLVKTIRLKREVVDKKRVTYAWFAPELDYLMVKLFQQKGGVEQFQAQLSSLTVN